A portion of the Pangasianodon hypophthalmus isolate fPanHyp1 chromosome 20, fPanHyp1.pri, whole genome shotgun sequence genome contains these proteins:
- the LOC117599876 gene encoding transcription factor HES-5 yields MWQPYIPHCVSKLSHWLQTVRNSNKPKTHTFIWRFGSINRGDAASTNHTHFTQRDLQHRDTAMAPTITSAMTISNEHLPLNNKLRKPMVEKMRRDRINSSIEQLKSLLAPEFLNQEPDSKLEKTDILEMTVSFLRRQQQQSAFSSSSAAVNQGFSRCVHEVVHFLSKEEVKTQSQRKLLNHFQNLQPSSDENRRERVLPQLSSTEQQIISKDKSSVKSALWRPW; encoded by the exons ATGTGGCAGCCCTACATTCCTCATTGTGTGTCCAAGCTCTCCCATTGGCTCCAAACTGTGAGAAACTCCAACAAGCCCAAGACCCACACATTCATATGGAGATTTGGGAGTATAAATAGAGGAGATGCAGCCAGTACAAATCACACTCACTTTACACAGAGAGATctacagcacagagacacagcCATGGCACCAACCATCACTTCAGCAATGACCATCTCAAACGAGCATCTACCTCTGAACAACAAG CTGAGGAAGCCGATGGTGGAAAAGATGCGCAGAGATCGTATCAACAGCAGCATTGAGCAGCTGAAGTCTCTCCTGGCTCCAGAGTTCCTCAACCAGGAACCTGACTCCAAGCTGGAGAAAACAGATATCCTGGAGATGACAGTCAGCTTCCTGAGacgacagcagcagcagtctgcATTCTCCTCCAGCTCAGCAGCTGTCAATCAAGGCTTCTCCAGATGTGTCCATGAGGTTGTCCACTTCCTGTCCAAAGAAGAGGTGAAGACACAGAGCCAGAGAAAACTGCTGAACCACTTCCAGAacctgcagccatcttcagatGAGAACAGGAGGGAAAGAGTTCTGCCTCAGCTGAGCTCTACAGAGCAGCAGATCATCAGCAAAGACAAGAGTTCAGTTAAGAGCGCCCTCTGGAGGCCCTGGTAA
- the LOC113538080 gene encoding aerolysin-like protein, producing MSYLAGILVIGGQGGNPFNFNGTGNGATLRKIWVWAGGWQIKAVKVWLTDGQSQEFGNPAGSFSEFTFEDGEHFTSLSLWGNGAGTRLGAIKFKTNRSREFFAHMTDWGLKTEYPVDVGSGICMGITGRAGADIDSLGFIFINTIRSTQLTDVQYPTLHDVIPNVAVEEIKSMTYHNNSTETQEYRIETSKKITKKSSWSVTNKLEFTFSMEVKAGIPEVVEVSSGFSFTVGSESSYGLENTEEKTELLSFPVKVPPGKTVDVDITIGRAIVDLPYTGTVQITCYNDSVLEFKTSGTYKGLTYTDAKVVVNESAKSL from the coding sequence ATGTCATACCTGGCAGGCATCCTTGTAATTGGTGGACAAGGAGGAAatccttttaattttaatggtaCTGGAAATGGAGCCACCTTGAGAAAGATCTGGGTGTGGGCCGGTGGCTGGCAGATAAAAGCCGTCAAGGTTTGGCTTACTGATGGCCAGTCCCAGGAGTTTGGTAATCCTGCTGGGAGCTTTTCAGAATTTACATTTGAGGATGGAGAGCATTTCACTTCCCTTTCACTTTGGGGAAATGGAGCTGGAACACGTCTGGGTGCCATCAAATTCAAGACAAATCGCTCCCGGGAGTTCTTTGCACACATGACAGACTGGGGGCTGAAAACAGAATATCCAGTTGATGTGGGTTCTGGGATCTGCATGGGAATCACAGGACGTGCTGGTGCAGATATTGATAGCTTAGGCTTCAttttcattaacaccatcagGTCTACTCAGCTAACAGATGTTCAATATCCCACACTTCATGATGTGATACCCAATGTGGCTGTTGAGGAAATCAAATCCATGACATACCATAATAATTCTACTGAAACTCAAGAATATCGAATTGAAACCTccaaaaaaatcaccaaaaagtCATCCTGGTCTGTAACCAACAAGCTTGAATTCACATTTAGCATGGAAGTGAAGGCAGGAATTCCTGAGGTTGTGGAAGTATCAAGTGGATTCAGTTTCACAGTGGGAAGTGAGAGCTCATATGGTTTGGAGAACACTGAGGAGAAAACTGAGCTGTTGTCATTTCCTGTCAAAGTCCCTCCAGGGAAGACCGTGGATGTGGACATTACAATTGGCCGGGCTATAGTTGATCTCCCCTACACTGGCACAGTCCAGATTACCTGCTATAATGACAGTGTGCTGGAGTTTAAAACCAGTGGAACCTACAAAGGCCTCACTTACACTGATGCAAAAGTAGTTGTGAATGAATCAGCAAAAAGCCTGTAA
- the LOC113537879 gene encoding aerolysin-like protein, with amino-acid sequence MSYLAAILVIGGRGGKAFDFNSTGNGATLRKIWVWAGGWQIKAIKVWLTDGQSQEFGEPAGSFSEFIFEDGEHFTSLSLWGNGAGTRLGAIKFKTNRSREFFAHMTSWGLKTEYPVDVGSGICMGITGHAGADIDCLGFIFINTIRSTQLTDVQYPTLHDVIPNVAVEEMKSMSYQNNTTETLNYTLETSKKIIKRSSWSVTNKLEFTFSMEVKAGIPEVAEISTGFGFKVGSEDTFTLDFTEEKTEKFSFPIKVPPGKTVDADITIGRAIVDLPYTGTVQITCYNNSVLEFKTSGTYKGVTYTKAKIVVNDSAKSL; translated from the coding sequence ATGTCATACTTGGCAGCCATCCTTGTAATTGGTGGGAGAGGAGGAAAGGCCTTTGATTTTAATAGTACTGGAAATGGAGCCACATTGAGAAAGATCTGGGTGTGGGCCGGTGGCTGGCAGATAAAAGCCATCAAGGTTTGGCTTACTGATGGCCAGTCCCAGGAGTTTGGAGAACCTGCTGGGAGCTTTTCAGAATTTATATTTGAAGATGGAGAGCATTTCACCTCCCTTTCACTTTGGGGAAATGGAGCTGGAACACGTCTGGGTGCCATCAAATTCAAGACAAATCGCTCCCGAGAGTTCTTTGCACACATGACAAGCTGGGGGCTGAAAACAGAATATCCAGTTGATGTGGGTTCTGGGATCTGCATGGGAATCACAGGACATGCTGGTGCAGATATTGATTGCTTAGGCTTCAttttcattaacaccatcagGTCTACTCAGCTAACAGATGTTCAATATCCCACACTTCATGATGTGATACCCAATGTGGCTGTTGAAGAAATGAAATCTATGTCCTACCAAAATAATACTACTGAAACTTTAAATTATACATTAGAAACCtccaaaaaaatcatcaaaagaTCCTCCTGGTCTGTAACCAACAAGCTCGAATTCACATTTAGCATGGAAGTGAAGGCAGGAATTCCTGAGGTTGCTGAAATATCAACTGGTTTTGGCTTCAAAGTGGGAAGTGAGGACACCTTTACTTTAGACTTCACTGAGGAGAAAACTGAGAAGTTCTCGTTTCCTATCAAAGTCCCTCCAGGGAAAACCGTGGATGCGGACATTACAATTGGCCGGGCTATAGTTGATCTCCCCTACACTGGCACAGTCCAGATTACCTGCTATAATAACAGTGTGCTGGAGTTTAAAACCAGTGGAACCTACAAAGGGGTCACTTACACCAAAGCAAAAATAGTTGTGAATGACTCAGCAAAAAGCCTGTAA
- the LOC113538038 gene encoding transcription factor HES-5, translating to MWQPYIPHCISKLSHWLQTVRNSNKPKTHTFIWRFGSINRGDAASTNHTHSTQRDLQHRDTAMAPTITSAMTISNEHLPLKNKLRKLMVEKMRRDRINSSIEQLKSLLATQFLNQEPDSKLEKTDILEMTVSFLRRQQQQQQSAFSSSSAAVNQGFSRCVHEVVHFLFKEEVKTQSQRKLQNHFQNLQPSSDENRRESVLPQLSSTEQQIISKEKSSVKSALWRPW from the exons ATGTGGCAGCCCTACATTCCTCATTGTATATCCAAGCTCTCCCATTGGCTCCAAACTGTGAGAAACTCCAACAAGCCCAAGACCCACACATTCATATGGAGATTTGGGAGTATAAATAGAGGAGATGCAGCCAGTACAAATCACACTCACTCTACACAGAGAGATctacagcacagagacacagcCATGGCACCAACCATCACTTCAGCAATGACCATCTCAAACGAGCACCTGCCTCTGAAGAACAAG ctgagGAAGCTGATGGTGGAAAAGATGCGCAGAGATCGTATCAACAGCAGCATTGAGCAGCTGAAGTCTCTCCTGGCTACGCAGTTCCTCAACCAGGAACCTGACTCCAAGCTGGAGAAAACAGATATCCTGGAGATGACAGTCAGCTTCCTGAGacgacagcagcagcagcagcagtctgcATTCTCCTCCAGCTCAGCAGCTGTCAATCAAGGCTTCTCCAGATGTGTCCATGAGGTTGTCCACTTCCTGTTCAAAGAAGAGGTGAAGACACAGAGCCAGAGAAAACTGCAGAACCACTTCCAGAacctgcagccatcttcagatGAGAACAGGAGGGAAAGTGTTCTGCCTCAGCTGAGCTCTACAGAGCAGCAGATCATCAGCAAAGAGAAGAGTTCAGTTAAGAGCGCCCTCTGGAGGCCCTGGTAG
- the LOC113538050 gene encoding aerolysin-like protein, which yields MSYLADILIIGGQGGNPFNFNGTGNGATLRKIWVWAGGWQIKAVKVWLTDGQSREVGQPGGKFSEFTFEDGEHFTSLSLWGNGAGTRLGAIKFKTNRSREFFAHMTDWGLKTEYPVDVGSGICMGITGRAADDVDCLGFIFINTVKSTVLTNVQYPTLHDVIPNVAVEEIKSMTYHNNSTETQEYRIETSKKITKKSSWSVSNNLEFTFSMEVKAGIPEVVEVSTGFGFKVGSESSYGLENTEEKMELLSFPVKVPPGKTVDVDITIGRAIVDLPYTGIVKITCYNNSVLEFKTSGTYKGLTYTGGKVVVNESVKKLAEGPEGVN from the coding sequence ATGTCATACCTGGCAGACATCCTTATAATTGGTGGACAAGGAGGAAatccttttaattttaatggtaCTGGAAATGGAGCTACATTGAGAAAGATCTGGGTGTGGGCCGGTGGCTGGCAGATAAAAGCCGTCAAGGTTTGGCTTACTGATGGCCAGTCCAGGGAGGTTGGTCAACCTGGAGGGAAGTTTTCAGAATTTACATTTGAGGATGGAGAGCATTTCACCTCCCTTTCACTTTGGGGAAATGGAGCTGGAACACGTCTGGGTGCCATCAAATTCAAGACAAATCGCTCCCGGGAGTTCTTTGCACACATGACAGACTGGGGGCTGAAAACAGAATATCCAGTTGATGTGGGTTCTGGGATCTGCATGGGAATCACAGGACGTGCAGCTGATGATGTTGATTGCTTAGGCTTCATTTTCATCAACACTGTCAAGTCTACTGTGCTAACAAATGTTCAGTATCCCACACTTCATGATGTGATACCCAATGTGGCTGTTGAGGAAATCAAATCCATGACATACCATAATAATTCTACTGAAACTCAAGAATATCGAATTGAAACCTccaaaaaaatcaccaaaaagtCATCCTGGTCTGTTTCCAACAACCTTGAGTTCACATTTAGCATGGAGGTGAAGGCAGGAATTCCTGAGGTTGTGGAAGTATCAACTGGTTTTGGCTTCAAAGTGGGAAGTGAGAGCTCATATGGTTTGGAGAACActgaggagaaaatggagctGTTGTCATTTCCTGTCAAAGTCCCTCCAGGGAAGACCGTGGATGTGGACATTACAATTGGCCGGGCTATAGTTGATCTCCCCTACACTGGCATAGTCAAGATTACCTGCTATAATAACAGTGTGCTGGAGTTTAAAACCAGTGGAACCTACAAAGGCCTCACTTACACTGGTGGAAAAGTGGTTGTGAATGAATCGGTAAAAAAGCTCGCTGAGGGTCCAGAGGGTGTGAATTGA
- the LOC113538041 gene encoding transcription factor HES-5-like, which translates to MWQPYIPHCVSKLSHWLQTVRNSNKPKTHTFIWRFGSINRGDAASTNHTHFTQRDLQHRDTAMAPTITSAMTISNEHLPLNNKLRKLMVEKMRRDRINSSIEQLKSLLAPEFLNQEPDSKLEKADILEMTVSFLRRKQQQQSAFSSSSAAVNQGFSRCVHEVVHFLSKEEVKTQSQKKLLNHFQNLQPSSDENRRESVLPQLSSTEQQIISKEKSSVKSSLWRPW; encoded by the exons ATGTGGCAGCCCTACATTCCTCATTGTGTGTCCAAGCTCTCCCATTGGCTCCAAACTGTGAGAAACTCCAACAAGCCCAAGACCCACACATTCATATGGAGATTTGGGAGTATAAATAGAGGAGATGCAGCCAGTACAAATCACACTCACTTTACACAGAGAGATctacagcacagagacacagcCATGGCACCAACCATCACTTCAGCAATGACCATCTCAAACGAGCACCTGCCTCTGAACAACAAG CTGAGGAAGCTGATGGTGGAGAAGATGCGCAGAGATCGTATCAACAGCAGCATTGAGCAGCTGAAGTCTCTCCTGGCTCCAGAGTTCCTCAACCAGGAACCTGACTCCAAGCTGGAGAAAGCAGATATCCTGGAGATGACAGTCAGCTTCCTGAGAcgaaagcagcagcagcagtctgcATTCTCCTCCAGCTCAGCAGCTGTCAATCAAGGCTTCTCCAGATGTGTCCATGAGGTTGTCCACTTCCTGTCCAAAGAAGAGGTGAAGACACAGAGCCAGAAAAAACTGCTGAACCACTTCCAGAacctgcagccatcttcagatGAGAACAGGAGGGAAAGTGTTCTGCCTCAGCTGAGCTCTACAGAGCAGCAGATCATCAGCAAAGAGAAGAGTTCAGTTAAGAGCTCCCTCTGGAGGCCCTGGTAG